GATTTAAGAGAATAGTTTAAGAGACGGCAAGTTAGTAACATTTTTAATAAGTTGCGTTAAAATTAATCATGTTATAAAAAATGATTATCTTTGCGTTTGGCAAAACAACTTACGCAATATTATTTGACGATGCTGTCTTTCGTATAAGGTGATTGGTGTTTTGTTTGCCTTCTTGTTTGGCGCGCTTATTTGCTCAATTGTTAAACTTCATTGCTAATACGCTGCCCACGTATATTTTATATTTGGGTGTCAAACAAATATTTTTTGTTACTTATGTTGCGAAAAAGGCTTTATTTTGTGCGCTTAACAGTTTTAAACCAATAGAATAAAAATTTTTGCTCGTGAAAACGGCAGTCATATAATAAAAATACATTAACAGTCAAACAGTTATTTTGGCAAAAGAAATTCCTAATATAGCCTATGCAAAACAATATCTGTTTTACACCCCGCGGGTTTTGCAGCAACAACCCCCAAACAAAACTGATAAATAATTGGGTTTATTTTATTTTTAGGCAATTTGTCCGGAATCGCTTAGGCTTTGCCTTCGTACTATTGCTTTTTTTACTGGGTATTACTACTGCTAATGCCCAGGAAATTGGCGATATAGATGGCCTAATTTTTGACCCTGGCCCTACCGACAGTACAACCACTTCCTTAGCTCAAAAAGCGGTTCCTGAAACAAAAGCACTGATAAAATATTTGAAAGAACAAGAGCAAAAAGAAAAAAAATTTAATGGTATTACCCAATTTGGCTTTGCCGGCGATAAAACCGGTGCCACCTCACTTTACAAAATTAATGGAGGTATTGCAGTTAGCCGAGGCTACTACCCCGATAAATTTGAATTTGCTACCGACATGGGGTTAGTTATTAATAACGGTGTTTTTAGCGAAAACGTATCGAATGTGTTCATAACTTTTGACCATAGCCTGCCCACAGGCGATAGTCTTTTTCTTGAAAATTATATGGTTATGACCCGCTTTTCGGATGAGTTTTTAGGTATTGACCAACGCTATGAATTAGGGGGTGGATTTATTGTAGCCTTGTGGTCGAAAAAGTTGACTGCCACCGGCAAGTCTGAAATGAAACGATTACTTAAAACAAACTTAGCACGCCCACAACCTGACTCTGATAGTGTGCGAATTTGCATTGACGGCCAATGTGCCAATTTTAGGCAAACAAACCCCAATAGTGATGATGCCGAACTGCTCTATCGTGCCCATCAGCAAGCTAAGGTGGCATTGCGCAAAAAGTACAATAAATTCCGGTTAGCATTATTATCCGGATTAATTATTGAAGCCGAAAAAATAACAGCAACCGACACGCTCTATACTATTTTAGGCAAACAGCAATTTACCCAATCTTATGACGCTACATTGAAACTGCGTTGGGAAATGCGCCCCACTATAGATGTTAAACCTACAGATAAATGGTCTTTTAAAATACGCCCTTTCATTAAAATGCCTATGCCTTGGGAGTGGTACAGCACCGTAAACAGCCATGGTTTTACAAGTAAGGCCATAGATTACCGCCTCGATCTGTTAGCAAACCTTACTATTAAATTAGCTGATTGGAGCAATAAACAGGCTTCGTTAGATGTTCAATACCGGATTTTATACGACAATGCTCCACAGCGCAACTTTTTAGACCCCCTGCTTAGTACTGATGGACTTCCGTTGCTGTTGGCGGCACAAAAAACCCATCAAATAGTTCGGCTCATGTTTCAGGTAAAATTTTAAAATGATACAAATTTGTTTTCGCGCTTGTTTGAACAAGTTTTTAAAAATTACTATATTATGAGATTTTTACTTCAAATTTTATGCCTGTTCTTTGCCATATTTACAACTTTTTTGGGTTTGAGTTGTGGCAACAATTTTTTCCGGACGCAAACAAGCTCAACCGCTTTATGGCCCTACATAGCCGAGCCGGTCCTTGTGCGTTTATACACTTTCAATGAAAATTATCCGGAAGAAAACGAAACCCGAAGACCCGAATCGGCCATCATAGTAAACGGTATATTAAATGCCAAGGCTACCGAAGTGGGTCTCATAGAACAAACTGACGCAACAGCAATTTGCCGCGTTATTAGCCAAAGCTCAGATTTGGTAGCTATGGGGCTAAGCAAATGTTTTATTCCGCGTCATGGCTTGGTATGGTATAATCAACAAGGGCAACCAATAGCACATTTGTCGGTTTGTTTTGAGTGCGACCGTATAGATGCCGTTCCGCCGGTGCGCTACAAAAACACTAAGAATACCCAAATCGAGTGGAAAGAAAAAGACATTGCCAAAGCCGAAGCCGATATAAATGCAATAAAGGAAATAACAAGTAAATATACACCGGTAAAACGATAAATCTATTGGTTCTTCTTGAGGTGGTACTTGCGTTGGAGTTGGGAATGGCTTGCTATAATAGGGAGTAGCCTAAGCAGTTTTTGCCCTTTTTTGAAAAAAAGCCTCCGGATAATGCAGGAATTAAGCCAGCCTAAACGCATTATCCGGAGGTGTTTTTACTTACTAATGATGTAGAAGAAAATATTCGTAACTACAACATCGTAATCAATTTGTTATTTATTGTAGTACAAACTTTTTAACAAAGCGGTCGCCGTTGGCGGTGCGCATTTCGGCAAGGTACAAGCCTTTTGGCAGGTTGTTGGTTTGCCAGGTTATGGTTTGGGATTCGGGGGTTAAAAGGCCGTTGTACAACTGGGCAACAGTATTGCCGTTGGCGTTAAACAGGGTAATATTGGCTTGAACTTCGTTAGGGGCGCTAAAGGCAACAAGTAGTTGTTGGTTGCCGGGGTCGTTGTATAATTCAAAGGCGTTGCCCTGCTCGAAGCTTGTTTTTTGGCGGTCGCCGGTTAGGCATTTAACATAGTACCACTCTTCGGTAGATTTGGTAGGTATGGAGGAGTCGGTAATATAAACGTAATACCATCCGGAAGGAACTTTAGAAATACCGTGGGTATTACTTAGTGTTGAAACCGATAGCGGGCCATCTGTCCAAGTGCCGGGGCCTGTCCAATTAAAAGTATAGGGAGCTGTGCCGCCATCATTTAAGGTTACTACTACGCCGCCTTCGAATATTTTTTTGGTGGTGCAGTTGTCGTCATAAATATTGTACGATTCAATGTCGAAAATAGTAATACCGCCGTCAATATCTTGGTTGCTAATTACCACTTCGCAACCAACGGCGTCGGTTATGGTAACACTCCAGGTTGCTGTTTTGCTGTAAATAATGCTAAATTCGGGCTTACCGTTTGTTGAACCGTCGCTGCCAAAAAATGTCCATTTTACAAAACCAGTGTTGTTCCATTGAAATTTGTAGGGTTCGGCGCCGCCAATTACATCAATAAATCCTTTGTTTAGGGTAAAGGGGTTTCCGGGGTCGCCGCCTTGCGTATCGGGGATATAGTTAATTTGAACCTCATCGCAGTTACAAGTAGCGGTTGCGATGCCGGTTTCTTCACTGCATAGTTGAATTTGCCCGCCGGGTAAATAAATTTTGTAGCCGTAAGTAATTGTACTATCCGGAATTGCTTTTGGCGGGAAAATGCTTTCGTAAAAGCCATCTAAATTTTTATCGTATTTAACAATGGCGTTAGGGCATTGCGATTTTATGCGGGTGCTGCAGTTATTGGGTTCTTGCACTTCTAAATCCGGATAAACATTTACCGTAATATCGCCCAAGTTAAGGTCGTAGTTTTCGCCTAACTCATTGGTACATCTAACACGGGGTCTGTAAACATATTGGGTTACTGCACAGCCTCCTGTTTGGTAGGCAATGGGTATTGTTGGGTCGTCTCCCTCGCTCCAGTCTAATACAAAATTTTCGCCTACTAAAATACCTAAGAGGTAGGTAATTTCTTGATAGGTGGGTATTGGTGGGTTTGGGCTTAGTGTGGCGAGGTCGCCTTCGCAAATATTTACGGTGTTATCGGCGGTGCCATATAAATTTGTGCAGCATACATTTATCATACCGCCTAAGTCGCCAATATTTTGTTCAACCAAAACGGTGGGCTTTATCCAATCGTTTACGTCAAGGTCAAAGGTATGTATAAACCCGTCGGCATAGTCGGGGCATTCATAGTTAGCTGTCGAAACCACAACGCGGCTATCAATAAACTGTAATCCGGTGGCTAAAAAAGTAGTTTCAGTTAATAAAGTTAAACTTCCGTTGGTGGTATCAACCTGAAAGAAGCCTCCGTTATTGTATAATTCGCAGTCGTAAATACTGGCAGCAGTAACCCAATAGAGGTCGCCTGCGGCATTAAAGGCAAGGTCGCCATCGGTTATATTTTGAGTTATGCCAAATAAATTTAATTTAATACTGTGAATAATGCAGCCCGTTACCGGCGATACGGCATGAATTTGGAAATAAGGGTAGCCTATTATATATAACAAACTGTCGTTGGGGTTGTAGGCCATGCCTTGTACATCGTACACATCGCTATTGGTGCAAAGCATAAAGCCGCAATCGGTTGAGGTTGTGCAGGTAGTGCTAATAGGTGTTGATATTGGCTCGCCTGTTTGGTCGTCAATATTAATGTATTGTAGTTCTGATAGTTCTTCGTTCCAAAAATAGACGCGGTCGTCGTCGTAGTTTCCGCCAAAGTCGGCAATATAGGCAGTGGCGTTGCTTGAGTTTACTAACTGGTCGTCAAAATTATTGGTGCTTAAATCGTGGTTGGCAACGGTTATATAGTCGCCGCTATTATTAACCGCTACCAAATAGCCACATTGGGCATATAAATTGAATGTGGTGCCGCCCATGCCAATTAGTAGTAAACACACGGCTGGCGCAATGAATAAATGGAAGAAAGTAGGCCTTTTCATAAAAAATTTATTTATATATGTTAGTTTTGGAAATTTATATTGCGATAAAATACAAAAGTAACTTGTTTTATTAATAAACACAAAAAAGCTTTTTCACCTATAATTATATTTATTTTTAAAATAACTGTAAAATTGCATTTTATATAACTCGTATGGCTTCTGCATATTAAACCTAAACCCGCAGTATTTTAACAAGTGACAGATGGCTATATTTGATTAATTTAATTAAAAAAATGTCTTATTTTTGCCCTCGAATTTTTTCTCAATTAGAATCAACTAAGTACTAAATAGTATAAAAATTTAAATTACATGAACCTTGCTAAAGCCTTTGCCGCCATTTTAACCGGATTTGGCATTTTATTACTTATTTTTTCGTGTTTGGTGTTTATGGGTGTGGTAAAATTACAAAACAACACGCAATGGTATTCGTTAGCACCATTTTTTTTAGGTATTATTTTTATGGTTGGTGGCATTACCCTTTTTAGGTATTTATTAGGCAGTAGCAGCAACAGGGGCGGCAGATAACTTTATAGAAGTCAGCTTCCTTTATAATAACCTTAATTTACAAATTTTGGGTTAATTAAATGTGCAACGTGCGTGTACTTGTTTTGCTTAACTGCTGCGGATAGATAATTGCCATAAATGAAAGCAGCAACAAAATTAATTAAGGCTTTTTCCGGATTTATTATTGAGCATTTTTGCCTATTTGTTCCTATTACAATTTAACAATTTTTCCTTGCTCAACGCTAAGCAACAAACCATCGAGCGACAAGGTTTTAATTAATGCTTGTAAACGCTGGTGTTGCGTGTCGGTAATAAAAACCTGCCCAAACGCGCTGCTTACCGCTATTTTTAATAGTTGTTCGGAGCGTTTTGGGTCTAATTTGTCAAAAATATCGTCGAGTAGTAATAGCGGCTTTAGGTGTAATTCGGCGCACAGCAAATCATAAACGGCCAATTTTACGGCTACTAAAAACGATTTTTGCTGCCCTTGCGAGCCGTATTTTTTTAAGGCGTAGTCTTTGTTGTTTAGGGTAAAAAGCAAATCGTCTCGGTGTATGCCCTCGGTGGTGCGCTGCCATTGAATATCGCGGGTGCGGTTTTGGGCCAAAATAACATCTAAAGAGGTTTGGTGTAATGCCGACTGGTAATGGCATTGCACCGTTTCTGCATCATTGCTCAATGTTTGGTAATGGTGCTGTATTAAGGGCTGCAATTTTTGCACGTAATTCTTTCGAAATTCGTAGATAGCTGTGCCAATCGGCATTAATTGGGCATCGTAGGTGTTTAGTAAGGCATAATCGTTAGGTTTGAGGCTGCCCGACTGTTTGAGCAAAGCATTGCGTTGGGCTAAAATTTTTTCGTATCGCATTAATGCTTGTAGGTGCGCCGGGCTTATTTGCGAAAAAACCTGATTAAGCAATCGTCTTCTTTCTTCGCTTCCCTCTTTTACTACTGCAATATCGTCGGGGGCAATAACCACTAAGGGTAAAAATCCCACATGCTCTGCTAATCGGGTATAAGGCAACCCATTGCGCGATACCTCTTTTTTGCGGATTGCCGAGTAGGTTGCAATAATCTGCTCGGGTTGTTGATGCCGAATAAAATGCCCTTCTATCCGGAAAAAATCTGTTTCGTGCCGGACGAGGTGCTGGTCAAAACTCGAAAAATAGCTTTTGCCCATACACAAATAATAGACAGCATCTAAAAAATTAGTTTTACCCATGCCGTTGGCACCCACCAAAATGTTTAGCTTGGGATGCAAATTTACTTGCACCGACTCGTAATTTTTAAAATTTGTAAGCGTAATTTGACTTAAATACATAGCAATTAACTACAAAAAGAAAAAGATAGCGTGTAAAATTTGGTTTCCGGATGCAAGTTTGAAGCCTTACTTAGTTTGCTTACTTTTTTATTATTGTTTAGCGGGCAAATATACGTGCTAAAGGTATCAAGTTTTTAATTAACCAATTATTTGTTTCTTTGTTTGTTTGATGGTTAAGTATAAACGTCCAGCTTGCCAGTTACCAGCTAATACGCACCACTCCACCATTACTGCCTACGGCATAAACGCAGTTGGCTGTTGCACTAAGGGCCTGCCAGTTGTTTGGCGAAGGCTCAAGCGGAAGCTTGCTAAAACTACGTCCGGCGTTGGTGCTAACCAACAATTTGTTTTCGCTGCCTATATAAAGTTGTTGGGCATTTAAGGGGTTAAAAACAATGCCTCCCAAATGGTCGCGGTGGGTTAGGTAGCCGCCGCCGCAGCGCAGTGTTTGCCATGTTTGGCCCTTGTCGGTGCTGGTAGCTACCGAGCCAAAATAGCTACAAGCAAATAAATTGGTAGTATTGGGTTGCGTGGTTAAATCCACAAAATAATCGTTGGTAGCCGTAGCAGGTTGCCAACTAAGGCCGGCATTGGCAGTAGTAAAAGCTGCCCCGTAGCCTAAAGCTACGCCCTCAGTTGGCGATATAAAATGTATTGATAAAAGTCCTTGTTCAAAGGTGGTGGCGGTAGCCTTGTTGCCCTGTTGTGTTAGGCGATAAATAATACCTTTGGTATAATGGCCGCCTACTGC
The sequence above is drawn from the Sphingobacteriales bacterium genome and encodes:
- a CDS encoding DNA replication/repair protein RecF, whose amino-acid sequence is MYLSQITLTNFKNYESVQVNLHPKLNILVGANGMGKTNFLDAVYYLCMGKSYFSSFDQHLVRHETDFFRIEGHFIRHQQPEQIIATYSAIRKKEVSRNGLPYTRLAEHVGFLPLVVIAPDDIAVVKEGSEERRRLLNQVFSQISPAHLQALMRYEKILAQRNALLKQSGSLKPNDYALLNTYDAQLMPIGTAIYEFRKNYVQKLQPLIQHHYQTLSNDAETVQCHYQSALHQTSLDVILAQNRTRDIQWQRTTEGIHRDDLLFTLNNKDYALKKYGSQGQQKSFLVAVKLAVYDLLCAELHLKPLLLLDDIFDKLDPKRSEQLLKIAVSSAFGQVFITDTQHQRLQALIKTLSLDGLLLSVEQGKIVKL
- a CDS encoding T9SS type A sorting domain-containing protein — encoded protein: MKRPTFFHLFIAPAVCLLLIGMGGTTFNLYAQCGYLVAVNNSGDYITVANHDLSTNNFDDQLVNSSNATAYIADFGGNYDDDRVYFWNEELSELQYINIDDQTGEPISTPISTTCTTSTDCGFMLCTNSDVYDVQGMAYNPNDSLLYIIGYPYFQIHAVSPVTGCIIHSIKLNLFGITQNITDGDLAFNAAGDLYWVTAASIYDCELYNNGGFFQVDTTNGSLTLLTETTFLATGLQFIDSRVVVSTANYECPDYADGFIHTFDLDVNDWIKPTVLVEQNIGDLGGMINVCCTNLYGTADNTVNICEGDLATLSPNPPIPTYQEITYLLGILVGENFVLDWSEGDDPTIPIAYQTGGCAVTQYVYRPRVRCTNELGENYDLNLGDITVNVYPDLEVQEPNNCSTRIKSQCPNAIVKYDKNLDGFYESIFPPKAIPDSTITYGYKIYLPGGQIQLCSEETGIATATCNCDEVQINYIPDTQGGDPGNPFTLNKGFIDVIGGAEPYKFQWNNTGFVKWTFFGSDGSTNGKPEFSIIYSKTATWSVTITDAVGCEVVISNQDIDGGITIFDIESYNIYDDNCTTKKIFEGGVVVTLNDGGTAPYTFNWTGPGTWTDGPLSVSTLSNTHGISKVPSGWYYVYITDSSIPTKSTEEWYYVKCLTGDRQKTSFEQGNAFELYNDPGNQQLLVAFSAPNEVQANITLFNANGNTVAQLYNGLLTPESQTITWQTNNLPKGLYLAEMRTANGDRFVKKFVLQ